The nucleotide sequence GCCGCGATGCAGGCGGCGGAGGTCTCGAACCTCGTCTTCTCGTCGTCGGCCGCCGTGTACGGCACACCCGACGTGCCGCTCGTCACCGAGGACCTGCCCAAGCGCCCCGCCTCGCCCTACGGGGAGTCGAAGCTGATCGGCGAGTGGATCATCCGCGACCAGGCGATCGCGACCGCCGAATCGGACCACGCCCTTCGCTACACCGCCCTGCGCTACTTCAACGTGGTGGGCTCGGGCGACCCGTCGGTGTACGACACCAGCCCGCACAACCTCTTCCCCCTCGTGTTCGAGGCCCTGCTCGCGGGTAAGACGCCGCGCATCAACGGCGACGACTACGACACCCCCGATGGCACGAACGTGCGCGACTACGTGCACGTGGCCGACATCGCCGCGGCCCATGTCGCGGCCGCTCAGCGCCTGCTCGCGAACCGCCCGATCGAGCCCGCCTACAACCTCGGCTCGCAGAACGGCCTGAGCGTTCGCGAGATCATGGACGCGATGGCCCGCGTCACGGGCATCGACTTCACGCCCGAGATCGCCCCCCGACGCCCCGGCGACCCCGACCGCATCGTCGCGACCGGCGAGCTCGCGGCGCGCGACCTGGACTGGAAGAACCGCTACACCGTCGACGAGATGGTCCGCACCGGCTGGGAGGCCCGCCGGGCCGCCGGCTGAGGCATCCGTCCCACCCCCGAGCGGTTCCGGATTCGGACGTTCGCACCGTTCCGGACGCGGCGGCGCCACTGAGTCCGCACACACAGGCAGAGTCCGGATCTCGGATCCGCCGATCCGGCGATCCGGCGATCCGCCCCCAGAGCGGGGTCTTCTCAGCGTGCGGGCCCGGTGCTCTCGCGGACGACGAGGCGTGTCGGCACGGTCTCGAACGCCGCGGGCGCGCCGGCCTCGATGCCGTCGATGAGCGCCGCGACCGCGCGGGAGCCGAGCGCGTCGAAGTCCTGCCGCACGGTGGTGAGGGGCGGGCGGTAGTCCGCGGCATCCGCCACGTCGTCGAAGCCGACCACACTGACGTCGCCCGGCACCGCGCGGCCTGACTCCGCGACGGCGCGGAGCACCCCCAGCGCCATCTGATCGTTGGCGGCGAAGACAGCGGTCGCGCCCGGTCCGAGAAGAGCGGATGCTGCGGCGAAGCCCGACGCGGAGGTCCAGTCACCGCGCACCACGGGCGGCACCGCGGCGTGGGCGGCCCCCAGAGCGTCGCGCCATCCGCGCTCGCGCTCCGCCGCGGCGAACGAGCCCTCGGGGCCGGACAGGTGCTGGACGGTCGCGTGCCCGAGCCCGAGCAGGTGCTCGACCGCTGACCTCGCGCCTGCCGCGTGATCGGTCTCGACCACGCCGAAACGGTCGTCACGCGGAGAGTCGACGACCACGAGGCGCAGCCCGGGGGCGCCGACGTCGGCACCGCGCACCCGCGCTGTGGCCTCGTTCAGCACGATCGCGCCATCCACGCCCTGCTCGACCAGCCGCTCGAAGGCCGCGGCCACGTCGCCCGCCGCGCCGAGCGTCACGACCGTGAGCGCGTAGCCGCGGGCGGCCGCGGCATCCGCCACCGCCTGCAGCATGCGGGAGTTGCCCACCGAAGCGAGGGTCGACACCACGAGCCCGATGGTCTGGGTGCGGCCGGTGCGCAGAGCGCGCGCGGCGCGATGCGGACGATAGCCGAGTTCCCTCATCACCGCCTCGACGCGGGCCCGCGTCTCGGGGTCGACACGGGGGCTGGCGTTGACCACCCGCGACACGGTCTGGCCCGAGACGCCCGCGCGCTCCGCGACGTCCGCCATCGACACGCGTCTTGCCGTCATCCCCACCCCGATCCGCCGGAGCCGTCGACGTGAGGTCGGCTTGCGGCATCCGTGTTGACGATAACATAGCCGACTTGCTATCGTGTTGACGTGAACACGCCCCCAGACGACACCGTGGTGTCCGCCCGCGATCTGCCCGCCGAGACCCTCGGCGCCGGCGTCGTGAAGCGCCCGACCCGCCTCGCCGACGGGCGCGAGCTGATCTATTACGACGACCCCGGCACGACGCTCGGCGCCGAACGCGCCCTCGACGCGCGCGACCTCGCACCCCGGCCCGAGACCGCGACCATGAGGCGCGACGTGCTGACGGGCGACTGGGTGTCGATCGCAGCGGCCCGCCAGAACCGCGCGTTCCTCCCGCCGGCGCACCTCGATCCGCTCGCCCCGCAGACGCCTTCGAATCCGTCGGAGATCCCGTCGCTGTACGACGTGGCGGTGTTCGAGAACAAGTCGCCGTCTTTCGGCCCCGCTCTCACGGTCGCCCACGGCGACGCACCCGCGGGGATCGACGCGGCGCGCGATCTCGAGGACCTCGCCGCCCCCGGCCTCGGCCGAACCCGCACGAGCGTCGGCCGATGCGAGGTCGTGTGCTTCAGCCCCGAGCACTCCGGCTCGTTCGGATCGCTGTCGGCCACCCGTGCCCGCACCGTGATCGAGGCGTGGGCCGACCGCACCGCCGCGCTCTCGGCGCTGCCCGGCATCGAGCAGGTCTTCCCGTTCGAGAATCGCGGCGAGGCGATCGGCGTCACGCTGCCCCACCCGCACGGCCAGATCTACGCCTACCCGTACATCACGCCGCGCACGACGAGCCTGCTCGCGTCGATCGATCGCGAGGATCCGGACCTGTTCGGGCGCATCCTCGACTTCGAGCGCGCCGGTGAGCGCGTGATCCTCGAGGGCGAGCACTGGACGGCGTTCGTGCCGTTCGCAGCGCGCTGGCCGATCGAGATCCACCTGCTGCCGCACCGCCACGTCGCGGACTTCGCCGAGACGACGGCGGCCGAACGCGACGAGCTGGCGCCCCTGTACCTGCGGCTGCTCCGCGGCGTGGACGCGCTCTACGACTCCCCCACGCCGTACATCGCCGCATGGCACCAGGCGCCGGTGCACCGTGGCCGCGACACCGCGCGCCTGCACCTGCAGCTCACGTCGCCCCGCCGCGCGGCCGACAAGCTCAAGTTCCTCGCCGGATCCGAGGCCGCCATGGGTGCCTGGATCGGCGACATCCCGCCCGAGACGGCAGCGGCGAAGCTGCGCGACGCCGTCGCATCCATCCCCGAGGAGACCCTGTGACCGCCACCGACATCCGTACCGCCGCCATCGCGCGTGCGCTCTTCGCCGCCCGGTTCGGCGCCGACGCCACCGGCACGTGGTCTGCGCCCGGACGCGTGAACCTGATCGGCGAGCACACCGACTACAACGACGGCTTCGTGCTGCCGTTCGCGATCCAGCACCGCACCCATGCCGCCCTCGCCCCGCGCGCCGACGGCGTCTTCCGCGTGCGCGTGGCCTCGACGTTCGACGACGCGACCGTCGAGGTCGCCCTCGACGAGCTCGACGCGCTCTTCCCCGAGCAGCGTGACGACGTCCCCGAGTGGGCGCGCTACCCCCTGGGAGTCGCGTGGGCGCTGCTCGCGGCATCCGGAACCGATCCGTCCGCGGTGTCGGGGGTCGATCTCGCCTTCGCGTCGGACGTCCCGGTGGGCGCCGGATTGTCGTCGTCCGCCGCGATCGAGGGCGCGACCGCCGTCGCCCTCGCCGACATCTGGGGAATCGATCTCGACCGCATCGCGCTGGCGAAGGTCGGCCGTCGCGCCGAGAACGAGGCCGTCGGCGCGCCCACGGGCATCATGGACCAGATGGCGTCGCTCCTCGGCCGGGCTGACGCGGCCATATTCCTGGACTGCCGGTCACTCGACGCTCAGGTCGTCGACCTCGGCTTCGCGGACGCGGGCCTCGAGCTCGTCGTCATCGACACCGGCGTGAAGCATTCCCACGCCACCGGCGGCTACGGCGAGCGCCGGGCGGCCTGTGAGAGGGGAGCTGCGGCGCTGGGCGTACCGGCGCTGCGCGACGTGAGCGTCGACGACCTCCCGCGCCTCGCGGAGCTCGTGGACGAGGTCACCTTCCGCCGCGTCCGCCATGTCGTCACCGAGAATCAGCGCGTGCTCGACACGGTGCGCACCCTCCGCGAGGAGGGGCCCCGCGCGATCGGCGGCCTCCTCGTCGCCTCGCACGTGTCGATGCGCGACGACTTCGAGATCTCGGTCCCCGAGCTCGACACCGCGGTCGAGGCCGCGCTGTCGGCCGGCGCAGTGGGCGCCCGCATGACAGGCGGCGGCTTCGGCGGCGCCGCGATCGCACTCGTCGCGCATGATCTCGTGCCGGCGGTGACAGATGCCGCCACCGCCGCCTTCGCGGCCGCCGGCTTCGCGGCTCCCACCATCTTCACGGTGACTCCGTCCGCGGGAGCAGCGCGCGACTGACGTTCTCGCACCTGCCTCGCTCGCGGGTCCGCGCCGTCCGACTGCGGGCGCCTCAGTGCCCTTCGCCGACGTCGAAGACCCCGAGCGGGGCTGAACGCCGCGTGAACGCTCGTGCCGCGCGCGGCAGGCCACTGGCGATGACGGATGCCGCGGCCTAGCGTCGTACGCAGGGTCGCGGCATCCGCCCGCGATCCGGAAGGAGCGATCGTGGCGTACATCACCGTCGGGACCGAGAACTCGGTGGACATCGACCTCTACTACACCGACCAGGGCCCGTCGGATGCCCAGCCGGTCGTGCTGATCCACGGCTTCCCCCTCGACGGCGAGTCGTGGGGCAAGCAGCAGGCCGCGCTGCTCGACGCCGGCTACCGCGTGATCGCATACGACCGCCGCGGCTTCGGGCAGTCGAGCAAGGTGGGCTCCGGGTACGACTACGACACGTTCGCCGGTGATCTCCACGCCCTGATCGAAGACCTCGACCTCCACGACGTGGTGCTCGTGGGCTTCTCGATGGGCACCGGCGAGATCGCCCGCTACCTTTCGCGCTACGGCAGCGGCCGCGTGGCGAAGGCGGCGTTCCTCGGATCGCTCGAGCCGTTCCTGCTGATCACGGACGACAACCCCGACGGCGCCGGGCCGCAGGAGTTCTTCGACGGGATCGCGCAGTCGGTGCGCGACGACCGCTATGCCTTCATCGCCGGGTTCTACAAGGACTTCTACAACCTCGACGACAACCTCGGCTCCCGCATCTCGCAGGAGGCGGTCGATGCGAGCGTGCAGGTCGCGACGTACGCCGGCAACACCGCGCTCGCCGCGGCGCCGCTGACGTGGCCCACGGACTTCCGCGCCGACATCCCCGCCGTCGACGTGCCCGCACTCATCCTCCACGGGACCGCCGACAACATCCTCCCCATCGACAAGACGGCCCGCCGCTTCAAGGACCTGCTCCCCGACGCCACGTACGTCGAGATCGAGGGTGCGCCGCACGGCCTGCTGTGGACGCACGGCGCCGAGGTCAACGAGGCGCTGCTCGCCTTCCTGCACAGCTGAGACCCATCCCCGGACCGCGAGAGTACAGCGGCACGGGGCGACGGGTCACGGCATCCGCTCCGGCCACCTCGACGTCTTGCGTCACAACGCGGATGTCGCCGCTCTCGTTCACCCCTTCGCCCGGCTGTCCATCGACGCAGCCGAGCCCGAGCACCCCGCCCACGGGTCCCTTCGACAGGGCGGCGGGCGCGAGTGCCGTGTTCGGGCTGTTCGCGCCGAAGGAGAGTTCATGACCGAGACCACCGCAACAACGTTCATCGAGGTGAGCACTTCTGCCGGCCGGGTGCGGGGCCGGTGGCGGGGCGAACCCGGAGCCGGCGGATCGGCAGCGTTCCTCGGCATCCCCTTCGCGAAGCCGCCGGTCGGCGAACGGCGGTTCGCGGCGCCCGAGCCGCCGGAGCCGTGGGACGGCGTGCGCGACGCGCTCGAGCACGGCGCGACGGCGCAGCGCGGCGACACCGGCATCACCCTCATCCCCGAGCCGTCGGTCGCGGGCGAGTCGACGCTGAACGTCAACGTCTTCACGCCCGTTCCGGGACAGACGGATGCTGCGCTCCCCGTTCTCGTCTGGATCCACGGCGGCGGCTTCATCTCGGGCTCACCCGCCAGCCCCTGGTACGACGGCCGCGCATTCAACCGCGACGGCGTGGTCACGGCGACGATCTCGTACCGGCTCGGCTTCGACGGCTTCGGACACATCGATGGCGCCCCGCCGAACCGCGGCGTGCGCGACTGGCTGGCCGCCCTCGAGTGGATGCAGGAGAACATCGCGCAATTCGGCGGCGATCCGTCCCGCGTGACGATCGCCGGGCAGTCCGCAGGCGGGGGCGCAGTGCTGACGCTGCTTGGCATGCCCGTCGCGC is from Microbacterium sp. LWH3-1.2 and encodes:
- the galE gene encoding UDP-glucose 4-epimerase GalE — protein: MSWLVTGGAGYIGAHIVRALADAGLNSVVIDDLSSGHASFVPESVPLVRGSILDGELVERTLREHRIEGVIHLAGFKYAGVSVQRPLHTYAQNVEGTCALLAAMQAAEVSNLVFSSSAAVYGTPDVPLVTEDLPKRPASPYGESKLIGEWIIRDQAIATAESDHALRYTALRYFNVVGSGDPSVYDTSPHNLFPLVFEALLAGKTPRINGDDYDTPDGTNVRDYVHVADIAAAHVAAAQRLLANRPIEPAYNLGSQNGLSVREIMDAMARVTGIDFTPEIAPRRPGDPDRIVATGELAARDLDWKNRYTVDEMVRTGWEARRAAG
- a CDS encoding LacI family DNA-binding transcriptional regulator, with amino-acid sequence MADVAERAGVSGQTVSRVVNASPRVDPETRARVEAVMRELGYRPHRAARALRTGRTQTIGLVVSTLASVGNSRMLQAVADAAAARGYALTVVTLGAAGDVAAAFERLVEQGVDGAIVLNEATARVRGADVGAPGLRLVVVDSPRDDRFGVVETDHAAGARSAVEHLLGLGHATVQHLSGPEGSFAAAERERGWRDALGAAHAAVPPVVRGDWTSASGFAAASALLGPGATAVFAANDQMALGVLRAVAESGRAVPGDVSVVGFDDVADAADYRPPLTTVRQDFDALGSRAVAALIDGIEAGAPAAFETVPTRLVVRESTGPAR
- the galT gene encoding galactose-1-phosphate uridylyltransferase produces the protein MPAETLGAGVVKRPTRLADGRELIYYDDPGTTLGAERALDARDLAPRPETATMRRDVLTGDWVSIAAARQNRAFLPPAHLDPLAPQTPSNPSEIPSLYDVAVFENKSPSFGPALTVAHGDAPAGIDAARDLEDLAAPGLGRTRTSVGRCEVVCFSPEHSGSFGSLSATRARTVIEAWADRTAALSALPGIEQVFPFENRGEAIGVTLPHPHGQIYAYPYITPRTTSLLASIDREDPDLFGRILDFERAGERVILEGEHWTAFVPFAARWPIEIHLLPHRHVADFAETTAAERDELAPLYLRLLRGVDALYDSPTPYIAAWHQAPVHRGRDTARLHLQLTSPRRAADKLKFLAGSEAAMGAWIGDIPPETAAAKLRDAVASIPEETL
- the galK gene encoding galactokinase, coding for MTATDIRTAAIARALFAARFGADATGTWSAPGRVNLIGEHTDYNDGFVLPFAIQHRTHAALAPRADGVFRVRVASTFDDATVEVALDELDALFPEQRDDVPEWARYPLGVAWALLAASGTDPSAVSGVDLAFASDVPVGAGLSSSAAIEGATAVALADIWGIDLDRIALAKVGRRAENEAVGAPTGIMDQMASLLGRADAAIFLDCRSLDAQVVDLGFADAGLELVVIDTGVKHSHATGGYGERRAACERGAAALGVPALRDVSVDDLPRLAELVDEVTFRRVRHVVTENQRVLDTVRTLREEGPRAIGGLLVASHVSMRDDFEISVPELDTAVEAALSAGAVGARMTGGGFGGAAIALVAHDLVPAVTDAATAAFAAAGFAAPTIFTVTPSAGAARD
- a CDS encoding alpha/beta fold hydrolase, yielding MAYITVGTENSVDIDLYYTDQGPSDAQPVVLIHGFPLDGESWGKQQAALLDAGYRVIAYDRRGFGQSSKVGSGYDYDTFAGDLHALIEDLDLHDVVLVGFSMGTGEIARYLSRYGSGRVAKAAFLGSLEPFLLITDDNPDGAGPQEFFDGIAQSVRDDRYAFIAGFYKDFYNLDDNLGSRISQEAVDASVQVATYAGNTALAAAPLTWPTDFRADIPAVDVPALILHGTADNILPIDKTARRFKDLLPDATYVEIEGAPHGLLWTHGAEVNEALLAFLHS